The following proteins come from a genomic window of bacterium:
- the lpxI gene encoding UDP-2,3-diacylglucosamine diphosphatase LpxI (LpxI, functionally equivalent to LpxH, replaces it in LPS biosynthesis in a minority of bacteria.) encodes MVKEKIGLIAGNNTFPVQFAKAARAEGVKKIVAVGFYGETMKELSKYVDEFHWLKVGQFSKLIKIFKKSGVKSAVMVGQINPRIVLRNFIGLDFRLIRLIFRLKDRRADTVLKSIADEMEREGITLEDSTVFIKELIAPEGLITGRPLSRAQKMDINFGIRMAKGISGLDIGQTVVVKNKSVVAVEAMDGTDETIKRSGKIAGSGTVVVKVAKPQQDMRFDVPVIGLETVKNAISAGVHVIALEAGKTVFFDKEKVIEMAEKNNIKIMGVDSRKAL; translated from the coding sequence GTGGTTAAAGAAAAAATAGGCTTGATAGCGGGAAATAATACGTTTCCTGTCCAGTTCGCGAAAGCGGCCAGGGCGGAAGGCGTAAAAAAGATTGTCGCCGTGGGCTTCTACGGCGAAACAATGAAAGAACTGTCAAAATATGTTGATGAATTCCATTGGCTTAAAGTAGGCCAGTTTTCGAAACTGATAAAAATTTTCAAGAAGAGCGGGGTAAAATCCGCGGTTATGGTAGGACAGATAAATCCCAGAATAGTATTGAGGAATTTTATAGGGCTGGACTTCAGGTTAATCAGGCTGATTTTCCGCCTTAAGGACAGGAGAGCGGACACTGTTTTGAAAAGCATAGCGGATGAGATGGAGAGAGAGGGGATAACGCTGGAAGACTCGACGGTGTTTATTAAAGAGCTTATCGCCCCGGAAGGTCTGATTACAGGCAGGCCGTTAAGCCGCGCCCAGAAGATGGATATAAATTTCGGCATCAGGATGGCCAAAGGAATTTCAGGCCTGGATATAGGGCAGACCGTGGTTGTAAAAAATAAGTCTGTAGTTGCTGTTGAGGCGATGGACGGCACTGATGAAACAATAAAGAGAAGCGGAAAAATTGCCGGGTCGGGAACAGTTGTCGTAAAGGTTGCGAAACCCCAGCAGGATATGCGGTTCGATGTTCCTGTCATCGGTTTGGAAACCGTCAAAAACGCGATTTCGGCCGGTGTCCATGTGATAGCTCTGGAAGCGGGGAAAACGGTCTTTTTTGATAAGGAAAAAGTAATAGAGATGGCCGAAAAGAATAACATTAAAATAATGGGCGTGGACAGCCGGAAAGCTTTATAG
- a CDS encoding Gfo/Idh/MocA family oxidoreductase translates to MSDKKIRAGVIGVGHLGQHHARIYAGLEDVELTGIADTSKKKGFEIARKYRCKAYRDYRKLLGEVDVLSIAVPTTLHYRVAKEVLEYGKDILIEKPITSEVSQARDLLERAAKKGCIIQVGHIERFNPVIMSFQKILTEPKFIEAHRLCKYNPRGTDVSAVLDLMIHDIDIILNMVPGPIDRIEAVGVGVIHKTADIANARIKFENGCIANLTTSRVSPRNLRKIRIFQPNTYISLDYEKQQGVLYQKKMFRIAKKEIPFERVEPLKAELESFINCVKHRINPVVSGEHGAKALEVAVQIADQIEKGQYGK, encoded by the coding sequence ATGAGCGATAAAAAAATAAGAGCCGGTGTAATAGGTGTCGGGCATCTGGGCCAGCATCATGCGCGTATATATGCGGGTCTGGAAGATGTCGAGCTGACCGGAATTGCCGATACGAGCAAGAAAAAGGGCTTTGAGATAGCCCGGAAGTACAGATGCAAAGCTTACAGGGATTACAGAAAGTTGTTGGGTGAAGTTGATGTGCTGAGTATTGCGGTTCCCACAACTCTTCATTATAGAGTCGCGAAAGAGGTTCTTGAATACGGAAAAGATATTCTTATAGAAAAACCGATTACATCGGAAGTAAGCCAGGCCCGCGACCTTTTGGAGAGGGCGGCGAAAAAGGGCTGTATAATTCAGGTCGGGCATATTGAACGGTTCAACCCCGTAATAATGAGTTTCCAGAAGATTCTGACCGAGCCGAAGTTTATAGAAGCGCACAGATTGTGCAAATACAATCCCCGGGGCACGGACGTAAGCGCTGTTTTGGACCTTATGATACACGATATAGATATAATACTTAATATGGTTCCCGGGCCTATTGACCGGATAGAAGCTGTCGGAGTGGGAGTAATACATAAGACGGCGGATATTGCCAATGCAAGGATAAAATTCGAAAACGGGTGTATAGCTAACTTGACCACCAGCAGGGTTTCCCCTCGCAATCTCAGAAAAATCAGGATATTTCAGCCGAATACTTATATTTCCCTCGATTATGAGAAACAGCAAGGGGTTCTTTATCAGAAAAAAATGTTCAGAATAGCGAAAAAGGAGATTCCTTTCGAACGGGTAGAGCCTTTAAAAGCAGAGCTGGAATCTTTCATAAATTGTGTTAAACACAGGATAAACCCTGTTGTAAGCGGTGAACACGGCGCAAAAGCCCTTGAAGTCGCTGTCCAGATAGCCGACCAGATAGAAAAAGGGCAATATGGGAAATAA